A single region of the Plasmodium reichenowi strain SY57 chromosome 9, whole genome shotgun sequence genome encodes:
- a CDS encoding Ran-binding protein, putative: MSESELQQLQVLCEAMYCGNKEEQNQAHTILLPLVNNVMNVSKLKNILGSTNHVHTLIFTTSGLLQLITNEWNKIDQKEKDELKEFVISYLYNKGVDLLNLSTNILGNFVRLYVRIVKLSWLENTNYSLITKQVEYFLNSVTSHWIIGLYIYAALIEDMHPQCGVNSAKSRRCAISFRDYVLKDIFKVGIETLEEFVKGSIRIELRIEENRLLIKVLELIYNSLSFDFMGTMINDESSDENISLMIPQSWDIFNEKNIPKLFFDMYELCMSEEDDIRNCCGKYCLRSLILLGSLRKTFFTNEKQKVHYMNEFLGGINKIIEKKIGLNDEDCFHEMCRLIGKIDTSVRLQELSTYSNFLSWCHNIYLFTMDGMKNWKYLCNSKHYLLGIWSNMLNIIPPKVIKEINNRTDEKDLLKDVLSNKNIFAKKNSISDNFNSHDIDNKYLIICDYIYDITIIFINTRLELANYICEKGDNCEIENPLYNDVLRSEQLELISNLSKLQYNFIGAKLLSIFYELKSNHENNLISKTVFIEQTTWLVFIIASIISSSAISNMKNSSFNNFKINSELCFLVFSLMDQTNKSPEVFEYLEFAYLNCLELFKKVYISGKKNNQFLKEMRSVALKIIPDGGSNMYPNNNNNNNNNNNNNNNNNNNNNNSNSNNIINNNNSSNSCGMNNTLGFTTGSTNNPNSLLNNNMNNFATPSLITNENDDDNNDPLIDLIISKILFNLNNRVEYEQIIKRSLDLFHDLVSGMNIVCLEDKTPKLIVFARLLLKNEKILNLLHNRSTKFLEISKYYKYRTNYYLILTKLLFMEQNLVSSTFEKYIAPINNILECIKREININGKDIILKNNEIKLTFIGALRDLRGICMACNNVETYNMFFNFFINSHPLEDNQMNILTSLVDVIWNSYDICIPFLKFMCEFVYNKSQRITFPKSSPNGILLFKVVSNILIIISNNLLQKDKFIDIYKEKYKIISLLLNMFNNCLNGDFVNFAIFDLYNDDILNNSLNLALNMCLVIPTNDLLSYIKHLKPYFSFLDLVTKNFFQRILNLEFQLIADIIHNVKEGLCSFDYTVSMTCCSILDNIVTYIFTNRKSSTEQGQIIKNFLESQPQALKEVLNLMFHLILGGDFGSTWSMSQPLLGLILLDAQGYFKIQEQLISQQSEDKKQKLRHSFCKLMDHIESNLAPNNRENFTRNLYTFAQEIRNILI; this comes from the exons atgaGTGAATCAGAATTACAACAGCTTCAAGTTCTTTGTGAAGCTATGTATTG cGGAAACAAGGAAGAACAAAATCAAGCACATACCATATTACTTCCACTTGTAAACAATGTAATGAATGTTAGTAAATTGAAGAACATTTTAGGAAGTACTAATCATGTACATACCCTTATATTTACTACTTCAGGGTTACTTCAATTAATTACAAACGAATGGAATAAAATAGATCAGAAAGAAAAGGATGAGTTAAAAGAATTTGTGATATcgtatttatataataaaggTGTCGacttattaaatttatcaACTAATATATTAGGAAATTTTGTACGTTTATATGTTCGTATAGTTAAATTATCTTGGCTAGAGAATACGAATTATTCGCTTATAACAAAACAAgtagaatattttttaaattctGTAACTAGCCATTGGATTATAggattatatatatatgcagCTTTAATTGAAGATATGCATCCACAATGTGGAGTAAATTCAGCAAAAAGCCGAAGGTGTGCCATATCATTTCGAGATTATgtattaaaagatatatttaaagTAGGTATAGAGACCTTAGAAGAATTTGTTAAAGGTAGTATTCGAATAGAATTAAGAATAGAAGAAAATAGATTATTAATTAAAGTATTagaattaatatataatagttTATCATTTGATTTTATGGGAACTATGATAAATGATGAAAGTTCagatgaaaatatatcattaatGATACCACAATCATGggatatatttaatgaaaagaatatacctaaattattttttgatatgTATGAATTATGTATGTCTGAAGAAGATGATATACGAAATTGTTGTGGTAAATATTGTTTAAGATCCTTAATATTATTAGGTAGTTTAAGAAAAACGTTTTTTACAaatgaaaaacaaaaagtACATTATATGAATGAATTTTTGGGTggtattaataaaattatagaGAAAAAAATTGGTTTAAATGATGAAGACTGTTTTCATGAAATGTGTAGATTAATTGGTAAAATAGATACTAGTGTAAGATTACAAGAGCTAAGTACATATTCAAATTTTCTGTCATGGTgtcataatatatatttgtttacTATGGATGGAATGAAGAATTggaaatatttatgtaatagtaaacattatttattagGTATATGGAGtaatatgttaaatatTATCCCACCTAAAGtaattaaagaaataaataatagaactgatgaaaaagatttattaaaagatgtattaagtaataaaaatatatttgcaaaaaaaaattctatatcagataattttaattcacatgatatagataataaatacCTTATAATTTGtgattatatttatgatattaccattatttttataaatactAGATTAGAGCTAGCCAATTATATTTGTGAAAAAGGAGATAATTGTGAAATTGAAAATccattatataatgatgtATTAAGAAGTGAACAATTAGAATTAATATCTAATTTATCCAAATtacaatataattttattggtgcaaaattattatcaatattttatgaattaAAAAGTAATCATGAAAATAATCTTATTAGTAAAACAGTTTTTATAGAACAAACCACGTGGTTAGTATTTATAATTGCATCTATCATATCAAGTAGTGCAATATctaatatgaaaaattcatcatttaataattttaaaattaattcaGAATTATGTTTCTTAGTATTTTCATTAATGGATCAAACAAACAAATCTCCTGAAGtttttgaatatttagAATTTGCTTATTTAAATTGTTTAGAGTTATTTAAAAAGGTATATATTAgtggaaaaaaaaataatcaatttttaaaagaaatgcGATCAGTTGctttaaaaattataccAGATGGTGGATCGAATATGTATcctaataataataacaacaacaacaacaacaataataataataataataataataataataataataatagtaatagtaataatattattaataataataatagtagtaataGTTGTGGTATGAATAATACGTTAGGTTTTACAACGGGTAGTACAAACAATCCAAACAGTTTACTTAACAATAACATGAACAATTTTGCTACACCTTCATTAATaacaaatgaaaatgatgatgataataatgatcCACTTATTGATTTAATCATTAgcaaaatattatttaatttaaataatagaGTAGAATATGAACAAATCATAAAAAGAAGTTTAGATTTATTTCATGATTTGGTTTCAGGAATGAATATTGTTTGTTTAGAAGATAAGACACCTAAATTAATAGTATTTGCTAGATTATTGTTAAAGAATGAAAAGATATTAAATTTGTTACATAATAGAAGTACAAAATTTTTAGAGatatcaaaatattataaatatagaacgaactattatttaatattaaccaaattattatttatggAACAAAATTTAGTTTCGTCAacatttgaaaaatatatagcacctattaataatatattggaatgtataaaaagagaaataaatataaatggaaaagatattatactaaaaaataatgaaattaaaTTAACATTTATTGGAGCTTTAAGAGATTTAAGAGGAATATGTATGGCTTGTAATAATGTagaaacatataatatgttttttaatttctttataaataGTCATCCATTAGAAGATAAtcaaatgaatatattaacatcCTTAGTTGATGTTATATGGAATAGTTATGATATATGTATtccatttttaaaatttatgtgtgaatttgtttataataaatcaCAAAGAATAACATTTCCTAAATCATCTCCAAAtggaatattattatttaaagtAGTATcgaatatattaattattatatctaataatttattacaaaaagataaatttattgatatatataaagaaaaatataaaattatctcactcttattaaatatgtttaataaTTGCTTAAACGGAGATTTTGTAAATTTTGCAATTTTTGATTTgtataatgatgatatattaaacaaCTCTCTAAATTTAGCATTAAATATGTGTTTAGTTATACCAAcaaatgatttattatCTTACATCAAACATTTAAAACCTTACTTTTCATTCCTAGATTTAGTTACAAAAAATTTCTTTCAGAGAATATTGAATTTGGAATTTCAATTAATAGCTGATATAATCCATAATGTAAAAGAAGGATTATGTTCCTTCGATTATACCGTATCAATGACATGTTGTTCAATATTAGATAACATAGTAAcctatatatttactaaCAGGAAGAGTTCTACTGAACAAGGACaa ataattaaaaatttcttGGAAAGCCAACCTCAAGCATTAAAAGAAGTATTAAATTTGATGTTCCATTTAATCTTAGGAG GAGACTTTGGAAGTACATGGAGTATGTCCCAACCATTATTGGGTCTAATTTTATTGGATGCCCAAggatattttaaaatacaGGAACAATTAATATCTCAACAGAGCGAAGACAAAAAAcaaaa ATTGAGACATAGCTTTTGTAAATTAATGGATCATATAGAGTCAAACTTGGCTCCAAACAATAGG GAAAACTTTACGAGAAATCTATACACGTTTGCCCAAGAAATTAGaaacattttaatataa